The following proteins come from a genomic window of Corynebacterium crudilactis:
- a CDS encoding VIT1/CCC1 transporter family protein gives MSTNQPTPEQIKRWRGYLANERSEAAAYRDLARRRSGEEQEILLTLADAEDRHADYWVEQLGDAAQNPPKPDAKTQLLGFLARRFGSVFTLALIQSAETRSPYDDDIDAPQHISADERIHAEVVRGLASRGRERMSGNFRAAVFGINDGLVSNVALVIGVMATGVPAQIVLITGVSGLLSGALSMAAGEYISVRSQTELLDASLPDPKAREALHALDVESNELELVYRARGMSEDEAKVKAKRVLAKIGEQKRVSDNVLGSTEVQSAGSARSAATFSFLAFSVGAFLPIIPYVFGLEGLVAAVTSLILVGISLMATGATTGLLSGKPPGVRALRQLAIGYGAASVTYVLGLLFGMIL, from the coding sequence ATGTCCACCAACCAGCCCACACCAGAACAAATCAAACGTTGGCGTGGCTACCTGGCAAACGAGCGATCTGAGGCGGCCGCCTACCGCGACCTTGCCAGGCGTCGCAGTGGGGAAGAGCAAGAAATCCTTCTCACACTTGCAGATGCCGAAGACCGCCACGCAGATTATTGGGTGGAACAGCTCGGCGATGCGGCTCAGAACCCGCCAAAACCTGATGCAAAAACTCAACTGTTGGGCTTTTTAGCGCGCCGTTTTGGTTCCGTGTTTACCCTTGCACTCATCCAATCAGCAGAAACACGCAGCCCCTACGACGACGATATTGATGCACCCCAGCACATCAGCGCCGATGAGCGCATCCATGCAGAAGTGGTGCGAGGACTAGCTAGCCGTGGCCGTGAACGCATGAGCGGTAACTTCCGCGCCGCGGTATTCGGCATCAACGATGGCCTTGTCTCTAACGTGGCACTCGTCATAGGTGTTATGGCCACTGGCGTGCCCGCCCAAATCGTGCTCATTACGGGCGTCTCCGGCCTGCTGTCCGGTGCCCTCTCCATGGCCGCCGGCGAGTACATCTCTGTGCGTTCCCAAACAGAGCTTCTCGACGCCTCCCTCCCGGACCCCAAAGCCCGCGAAGCCCTCCACGCACTCGATGTCGAATCGAACGAACTAGAGCTGGTCTACCGAGCCCGCGGCATGAGCGAGGACGAAGCTAAAGTGAAAGCAAAACGTGTGCTTGCCAAGATCGGCGAGCAAAAGCGCGTGAGCGATAACGTCCTCGGCAGCACAGAAGTGCAAAGTGCGGGCTCTGCTCGTTCGGCTGCTACGTTCAGTTTCCTGGCGTTCTCTGTGGGCGCATTCCTCCCAATTATTCCGTATGTCTTTGGACTGGAAGGCCTAGTAGCTGCGGTTACCTCACTAATCTTGGTGGGAATTTCCTTGATGGCAACAGGGGCTACAACCGGCTTGCTCTCTGGAAAACCACCAGGAGTCAGAGCGTTGCGACAGCTTGCCATTGGCTACGGTGCAGCATCAGTGACCTATGTGCTTGGCTTGCTATTTGGCATGATTCTTTAA
- a CDS encoding isoprenyl transferase, whose amino-acid sequence MSEFQVPQIPAQFLPEHIALVMDGNGRWATDRGMKRTEGHKRGEAVLLDVVDACIELGVPYLSAYAFSTENWRRSTDEVRFLMGFNRDVLRRQRDSLHEKGVRVRWVGRRPRLWRSVIRELESAEELTKDNTTMTLAMCVNYGGRAEIIDATREIARLAAAGELRPEQINEKTFANFLDEPDMPDVDLFLRPSGEKRTSNFLLWQSAYAEMVYQDKLFPDFKKQDLFDAVLEYAKRDRRFGSA is encoded by the coding sequence GTGAGCGAATTTCAAGTACCCCAAATTCCTGCCCAATTCCTACCCGAGCACATTGCGCTTGTCATGGATGGAAACGGACGCTGGGCTACCGACCGTGGCATGAAACGCACCGAAGGCCACAAGCGCGGCGAAGCAGTTCTCCTTGACGTCGTCGACGCTTGCATTGAACTCGGCGTTCCCTACCTTTCTGCCTATGCTTTCTCCACTGAAAACTGGCGCCGTTCCACCGATGAAGTGCGTTTCCTCATGGGCTTTAACCGCGATGTACTGCGCCGCCAGCGCGATAGCTTGCATGAAAAAGGTGTCCGTGTGCGGTGGGTTGGCCGCCGTCCGCGTCTGTGGCGTTCAGTGATCCGCGAGTTGGAATCTGCAGAAGAACTGACCAAAGACAACACCACCATGACGCTGGCCATGTGTGTGAATTACGGCGGTCGCGCAGAAATTATTGATGCCACCCGCGAAATCGCCCGACTCGCTGCTGCCGGAGAACTTCGCCCTGAGCAGATCAACGAGAAAACCTTCGCCAACTTCCTGGACGAACCCGATATGCCCGACGTGGATCTTTTCCTGCGTCCCTCTGGCGAAAAACGCACCTCTAATTTCCTGCTGTGGCAATCTGCATACGCCGAAATGGTGTATCAGGATAAGCTGTTCCCCGACTTTAAAAAACAAGACTTGTTTGACGCAGTCCTTGAATACGCAAAACGGGATCGTAGATTCGGAAGTGCATAA
- the recO gene encoding DNA repair protein RecO — translation MRRESFRDRALVVKTYDFGEADRIIVLLTRNHGIVRGVAKGVRRSKSRFGSRLQLFVELDVQLYPSRKLSTISGADTVAYYASGIIEDFTRYSCASAILEIATHIAGLEKDPHLFEETTRALKNIQDSAEPVLDLDEFMLRAMNHAGWAPSLFDCASCGRPGPHTAFNPGAGGAVCLYCRQAGSIAVPAETLHMMWLVANGHTARIPLEHPEQQSTIHRLTTAHLQWHIERKLPTLAVLDQA, via the coding sequence ATGCGTAGAGAGAGTTTTCGGGACCGGGCACTTGTTGTCAAAACCTATGATTTCGGTGAGGCTGACCGGATCATTGTGTTGCTCACCCGAAACCACGGCATTGTGCGTGGTGTTGCCAAAGGCGTGCGCCGTTCCAAATCACGGTTCGGCTCGCGGCTTCAGCTCTTTGTTGAATTAGATGTACAGCTTTATCCCAGCCGGAAATTATCCACCATTTCAGGGGCCGATACGGTTGCTTATTACGCTTCCGGAATCATCGAAGATTTCACTCGATATTCCTGCGCATCGGCAATTTTAGAGATCGCCACTCACATTGCTGGTCTGGAAAAAGATCCGCATCTTTTTGAAGAAACCACCCGCGCTTTGAAAAACATCCAAGATTCCGCCGAACCTGTGCTGGATTTGGATGAATTCATGCTGCGTGCCATGAACCATGCAGGCTGGGCACCAAGCCTGTTTGATTGTGCTTCCTGTGGACGTCCCGGACCACACACTGCGTTTAATCCCGGTGCTGGTGGGGCAGTGTGTTTGTATTGCCGACAAGCCGGAAGCATAGCTGTACCAGCAGAAACTTTGCACATGATGTGGCTTGTAGCCAATGGTCACACAGCACGCATTCCTCTCGAGCATCCCGAGCAGCAAAGCACCATCCACCGCCTGACTACCGCGCATCTGCAGTGGCATATTGAGCGGAAACTACCCACATTGGCGGTACTAGACCAAGCTTAG
- the era gene encoding GTPase Era has product MSFTDTPEGFSSGFVSFVGRPNTGKSTLTNALVGEKIAITANQPETTRHPIRGLVHRKNAQIIVVDTPGLHRPRTLLGERLNEAVKDTYADVDLIGFTVPANEKIGPGDRWILDAVRNVSPKTPILGIVTKADSVSRDMVAAQLMALHELLGGNSEVVPVSSTSGENVETLIKVMTELLPEGPKFYPDDHITDEDTDTRIAEAIREAALSGLKNELPHSVAVEVDEILPDPERNGVLSVHAIIYVERPGQKDIIVGHKGQRLGRIIHTSRQDIIKMLGQNVFLDLRIKVLKNWQSDPKALNRLGF; this is encoded by the coding sequence ATGAGTTTTACCGATACTCCTGAGGGCTTTAGCTCCGGATTCGTCAGCTTCGTGGGCCGCCCAAACACCGGTAAGTCCACCTTGACCAACGCACTGGTCGGCGAGAAAATCGCGATTACTGCTAACCAGCCAGAGACTACTCGTCACCCAATCCGTGGCTTGGTACACCGCAAGAATGCACAGATCATTGTGGTGGATACCCCAGGTCTGCACCGTCCACGCACCCTGCTGGGTGAGCGTCTGAACGAAGCAGTCAAAGATACCTACGCTGATGTTGATCTGATTGGTTTCACTGTCCCAGCTAATGAAAAGATTGGCCCAGGCGACCGTTGGATCCTTGACGCTGTACGAAATGTATCGCCAAAAACTCCCATCCTCGGCATCGTCACTAAGGCGGACAGCGTGTCCCGCGACATGGTGGCAGCCCAGCTGATGGCACTGCATGAGTTGCTCGGTGGCAACAGCGAAGTTGTGCCTGTGTCTTCGACCTCAGGAGAAAACGTCGAAACGCTCATTAAGGTGATGACCGAGCTGCTTCCGGAGGGCCCGAAGTTCTACCCTGATGATCACATCACCGATGAAGACACTGACACCCGCATCGCAGAAGCAATCCGTGAAGCTGCGCTGTCCGGCTTGAAAAATGAACTGCCACACTCCGTGGCAGTTGAAGTTGATGAGATCCTTCCAGACCCTGAGCGCAACGGTGTGCTTTCTGTGCACGCGATCATCTATGTTGAGCGCCCTGGACAAAAAGACATCATCGTGGGGCACAAGGGCCAGCGTCTTGGCCGCATCATTCACACTTCCCGTCAGGACATCATCAAGATGCTTGGCCAGAATGTGTTCCTTGACCTGCGCATCAAGGTGCTGAAGAACTGGCAGTCCGATCCAAAGGCATTGAACCGCCTAGGTTTCTAA